The stretch of DNA GTCGATGTCCGGATCGACCGCGACGAGGAGATGGTCGACGCGCTCCAGTCGTCCTTTTACGAAGAGGTCGGCGGGCTCCACGAGTAGCCGAGGGCCTCACCCGCTTCACCGGAACAGCACAACCTTTTTGCCGATTTCCGCCGATTCCCGAATCGATGGCAACCAACGAAACCGTCCTCGTGACTGGTGGCACCGGGTTCATCGGCTCCTACGTCGCGAAGGACCTCATCGACGCCGGCCACGACGTGGTCGCGTACGACCTCTCGACCGACGATCGAATTCTCTCGAAGCTCGGCGTTGCGGACGACGTCACGATCCGGCGCGGTGACGTGAGCGAGGCGACGGACGTCGTGAACGCGGTCGCCGAGACCGGTGCGACCCACATCGTCCATCTCGCGGCGCTGTTGACGAACACCGCCGAGTCGAACCCCCGCGCCGCCCTCGACGTCAACGTCCAGGGGACGAGCAACGTCTTCGAGGCGGCGCGCACTCTCGACGATCAGATCGAGCGCGTCGCGTGGGCGTCTTCGGCGGCGATCTACGCCCCGCCGCACAACTACGACGACGGCGGCGACTGGTGGGTCACCGAGGACGATCTCGTCTATCCCGATACGCTCTACGGCGCGACGAAGGGGTACAACGAACACCAGGCGCGCGTCTACAACGAGGAGTACGGCGTCGACCACGTCGCCATCCGGCCGACCGTCGCATACGGTCCCTACCGCGAGACCGGCGGGTCGGCCTTTCTCGCGAACATCATCGAGAAACCCGCGCTCGGTGACTCCTTCTCCGTGGAGTACGGCGACCAGGAGATCGACTGGCAGCACGTCGAGGACATCGCCCAGGCGTTCCGCCTCGCGGCGTTCACTTCCGAAGACGACCTCTCCCAGCGGATCTACAACGTCCGCGGCGAACTCGCATCCATCCAGGAAGCCGCCGACACCGTTCGGGGGATCGTCCCCGACGCCGACCTCGAAGTGAGCGGCGAGGGCGAGCTGCCGTGGACCCAACGCCTCGACATGACCGCGTTCCAGGAGGACACGGGCTACGAGGTACAGTACGACCTCGAAGCCGGCTTCCGGAAGTACATCGACGTGCTCCGCGAGGAGAACGGACTCGACCCGCTCTGATCGCGTTCGGTTCGTTTCACAGCAAACAGACTAAAACCTCAGTCGGTCGTCTGGCTGTACTCGTCGACCCACTCGTTCAGGGTGATCCCCATCGCGGACTGGGTGATGGCGTTCGACGACGCCGAGTTGGCGCTTTTGAGGAGTTCGGCCTCCAGCGTGCGTTTCGGTACTTCCCCAAGGAAGTGGGGGATCGCGCGCTGCACAGTAAGGGGAACGCCGACCTCGTGGGCGAGCGCGTAGCCCGAGAGCGAGTGTGGGATCTCCTCGGAGGCGTAGCGTTCACGGTCGGTCCCCGAGAGGCGTTCGGCGTCGACGTGATCGACGTACTCGTAGCACTTCCCGACGTCGTGGAGCAGGCAGGCCGCGACGAGGACGTCGACATCGGGATCGGCGTCGTGGAACTCGCGCTGGACCCGTGCCGATTCGAGCGCGATCTTCGTCACACCGCGGACGTGCTCGACGTTCGTGATCTCGTGGATGTTCCACGCGTACGGGATGTCTTCGATGTCCTGCCAGCCGCCACGGTCGAGCCCGAGCGTCCACGCCTCGACGACCGCTTCCCTGAGGTCGGCGCTCTCGATCCGATCGAGTTCGGGGTAGGCCTCCCGGACCTGGTTCTCGTAGTCCGGTGTCCCCATCTCAGTACCCCTCGACGTCCTCGGTCTCGTTCTTCCAGACTTTCTCCTCGCCGATGAAGCGGGGGCGGCGTTCGACGTCGAGGAAGTTGTTGACGTCCTCACGGGCCTCCGCAGCCACCTCTCGAGTCGGATCGTA from Halococcus salifodinae DSM 8989 encodes:
- a CDS encoding NAD-dependent epimerase/dehydratase family protein — protein: MATNETVLVTGGTGFIGSYVAKDLIDAGHDVVAYDLSTDDRILSKLGVADDVTIRRGDVSEATDVVNAVAETGATHIVHLAALLTNTAESNPRAALDVNVQGTSNVFEAARTLDDQIERVAWASSAAIYAPPHNYDDGGDWWVTEDDLVYPDTLYGATKGYNEHQARVYNEEYGVDHVAIRPTVAYGPYRETGGSAFLANIIEKPALGDSFSVEYGDQEIDWQHVEDIAQAFRLAAFTSEDDLSQRIYNVRGELASIQEAADTVRGIVPDADLEVSGEGELPWTQRLDMTAFQEDTGYEVQYDLEAGFRKYIDVLREENGLDPL
- a CDS encoding HD domain-containing protein, translated to MGTPDYENQVREAYPELDRIESADLREAVVEAWTLGLDRGGWQDIEDIPYAWNIHEITNVEHVRGVTKIALESARVQREFHDADPDVDVLVAACLLHDVGKCYEYVDHVDAERLSGTDRERYASEEIPHSLSGYALAHEVGVPLTVQRAIPHFLGEVPKRTLEAELLKSANSASSNAITQSAMGITLNEWVDEYSQTTD